In one window of Chryseobacterium phocaeense DNA:
- a CDS encoding DUF7674 family protein has product MKKVQMQTINQKIAVEYLKFFYPPLRNEITQLSVQENFAGVIQATINYLKNMLQESKIYIIAHHIKLMDWIYRNGDSYVRTVIENLFVRSFESFKKHAKIQHWRLLYQYMPESFQFVYHEQQKQDEIFFGK; this is encoded by the coding sequence ATGAAGAAAGTACAAATGCAAACTATTAATCAAAAAATAGCTGTTGAATACTTAAAATTTTTCTATCCACCACTTCGAAATGAAATCACTCAGTTATCTGTTCAGGAAAACTTTGCCGGGGTCATTCAGGCTACCATCAACTATCTGAAGAACATGCTCCAGGAATCGAAGATCTACATTATAGCCCATCACATCAAACTGATGGACTGGATCTACAGAAACGGGGATTCTTATGTGAGAACCGTGATCGAAAACCTGTTTGTAAGGTCTTTTGAAAGTTTTAAAAAGCATGCCAAAATCCAGCATTGGAGGCTTCTTTACCAGTATATGCCTGAAAGTTTCCAGTTCGTTTACCATGAGCAGCAAAAGCAGGACGAGATTTTTTTCGGTAAGTAA
- a CDS encoding thiol-activated cytolysin family protein, translating to MKRIILPVALIVAATITTISCSQDINEETTTVSEGAKSFKGVNPVVALPSKYLNYDEVSVGGKDVTASQKTTTVTLNSDQMVVTSPNKTFIGGVYNSTTLDNLSYTPITYPVKPITVSYSFPSDFIVDTIEKPTLSSMRSSIFKAMQSANFSGQQSLAFDYNIKQFSYYSELKIAFGANVNIGSIFSIDISGSNNKVKKNTGIFAKFTQKNFTIDMDIPDNGNIFKNESDLNLAASKNPVYINSITYGRLGIISLESDYSYNETAFALKAALNAKMVNGSISIDVQSKKILEESDLKVYILGGIGSDAVQVVQGYTGFINFIVNGGQFTANSPGVPINFTAAHAGDNSVYYTTFTVEK from the coding sequence ATGAAAAGAATCATTTTACCCGTTGCATTAATCGTTGCAGCAACTATTACTACAATTTCCTGCAGTCAGGATATCAATGAAGAAACAACAACCGTTTCAGAGGGAGCAAAATCTTTTAAAGGGGTCAACCCTGTGGTGGCATTACCTTCAAAGTACTTAAACTATGATGAAGTATCTGTAGGAGGAAAGGACGTAACCGCAAGCCAAAAAACGACTACCGTTACCCTGAATAGCGATCAGATGGTGGTAACATCTCCCAACAAAACTTTTATCGGAGGTGTTTACAATTCCACTACGCTGGACAATCTTTCATATACGCCTATCACTTATCCGGTGAAGCCTATCACGGTTTCTTATTCATTCCCGTCTGATTTTATCGTGGACACTATTGAAAAGCCTACCCTTTCCAGCATGAGATCTTCGATATTCAAAGCGATGCAGAGTGCTAATTTCAGCGGTCAGCAGTCTTTGGCTTTCGATTATAATATCAAGCAGTTCTCGTATTACAGTGAACTTAAGATTGCATTCGGAGCGAATGTGAATATCGGAAGTATTTTCAGTATTGATATCAGCGGAAGCAACAATAAGGTGAAAAAGAATACAGGGATCTTTGCTAAGTTTACCCAGAAGAATTTTACCATCGACATGGATATTCCGGATAACGGAAATATTTTCAAAAATGAATCTGACCTGAATCTGGCTGCTTCTAAAAACCCGGTTTACATCAACTCTATTACCTACGGAAGACTGGGAATTATTTCTCTGGAATCTGATTATTCTTACAACGAAACGGCTTTCGCTTTAAAAGCGGCTTTGAATGCTAAAATGGTGAACGGATCCATCAGCATTGATGTTCAGAGTAAGAAAATCCTTGAAGAATCTGACCTGAAAGTATACATCCTGGGAGGGATTGGTTCTGATGCTGTACAGGTAGTACAGGGATATACCGGTTTCATCAACTTTATTGTTAACGGAGGTCAGTTTACTGCTAATTCTCCGGGAGTTCCGATCAACTTTACAGCCGCTCATGCAGGAGACAACTCTGTATACTATACAACGTTTACTGTAGAAAAATAA
- a CDS encoding thiol-activated cytolysin family protein yields the protein MKKLIYIMAAISMAALSSCANDLDRPETQEMTRASQVVNITSFGTYPSVLSGKNRSMLAKGGNAEEFTETKEFESSESIVLPHLQMYIFPGSLLKGNSIQDMNFKPITASVKPVTVSMSIPALNKKTAFTIDQPSLSKTRQLVQDYIQSADFTQNGTLSYSVEQFTSYDELKVAFGSNVNTRSLFGKNSSSTNIEEGMIAKRTGFYVKFYQTSFTLDMDIPAGSLVNDTNLDTGGVEPVYVNSISYGRMGVLTIETNELAETARTTINESFSKLFVKGESYLTQDEKNFLNGADFNLYLIGGSGVTAAQSFKGYAAFVNHISKGTFSKSQPGVPIFCSYSYLKDNSPVKTTFKFDIKNPPVYVKLVKENVTSGRNRNVDLKLHFYSSKSQTNTIAHPSIRFVINKVSKVGRKNSGMYGPWTFTTTNEPIVLQNAGMNINMSLPNQVLSRENGPCVPRGRFGCEVVPIYQEDVEYTLAPSDKYNYIVIN from the coding sequence ATGAAGAAACTGATTTATATAATGGCAGCCATCTCTATGGCTGCTTTATCAAGTTGTGCAAACGACCTGGACAGACCTGAAACCCAGGAAATGACCCGTGCTTCTCAGGTGGTGAATATCACTTCATTCGGAACATATCCTTCGGTATTATCCGGCAAAAACAGAAGTATGCTGGCGAAAGGCGGCAATGCTGAAGAATTTACGGAGACGAAAGAATTTGAATCTTCGGAATCTATTGTTCTTCCTCACCTGCAGATGTATATTTTCCCGGGATCTCTTCTCAAGGGAAATTCTATACAGGATATGAATTTCAAGCCGATTACTGCTTCGGTAAAGCCTGTTACGGTTTCTATGTCTATTCCGGCCCTGAATAAAAAAACGGCTTTTACCATTGACCAGCCTTCTTTATCCAAAACCAGACAGCTGGTACAGGATTATATCCAGTCGGCGGATTTTACCCAAAACGGAACGCTGAGCTACAGTGTGGAGCAATTCACTTCTTATGATGAACTTAAAGTGGCCTTCGGGTCTAATGTGAATACCAGGTCCCTGTTTGGAAAAAATTCTTCTTCCACGAATATTGAGGAAGGAATGATTGCCAAAAGAACGGGATTTTATGTGAAATTTTACCAGACTTCTTTCACCCTGGATATGGATATTCCTGCAGGATCACTGGTTAATGACACGAATCTGGACACCGGAGGTGTAGAACCTGTGTATGTGAACTCTATATCGTACGGAAGAATGGGCGTACTGACGATTGAAACGAATGAACTGGCAGAGACAGCAAGAACAACGATTAATGAATCTTTCAGCAAACTGTTTGTAAAAGGGGAAAGCTACCTGACACAGGACGAAAAAAATTTCCTGAACGGAGCGGATTTCAACCTTTATCTGATCGGCGGAAGCGGTGTAACGGCAGCCCAGTCTTTCAAAGGATATGCAGCTTTTGTGAATCATATTTCGAAAGGAACCTTTTCCAAGAGCCAGCCGGGAGTTCCTATTTTCTGCTCTTATTCTTACCTGAAGGATAATTCACCGGTGAAAACCACCTTTAAGTTTGATATTAAAAATCCACCGGTCTATGTGAAGCTTGTGAAAGAAAATGTGACCAGCGGTCGTAACAGAAATGTGGATTTAAAGCTGCATTTCTATTCCAGCAAGAGCCAGACGAATACCATTGCCCACCCGAGCATCCGCTTTGTGATCAATAAAGTATCAAAAGTAGGAAGAAAAAACAGCGGCATGTATGGACCCTGGACCTTCACCACTACGAATGAACCTATTGTTCTTCAGAATGCCGGAATGAATATCAATATGAGCCTTCCCAATCAGGTCCTGTCCCGTGAGAACGGACCCTGTGTGCCAAGGGGAAGATTCGGGTGTGAAGTGGTTCCCATCTACCAGGAAGATGTGGAATACACCTTAGCCCCGAGTGACAAATACAATTATATTGTAATTAATTAA
- a CDS encoding thioredoxin family protein, which yields MRSFKIILVLSLFLFQLNAAQEKADAALKKSLTEAKAQKKNVLLIFHASWCGWCKLMEKNMNLPETKPIFDQKFVTTYIDVQEVGEKKKLENPGGQELMNKYNGEDAGLPFWLILNPQGEVLADSFDSKGENLGSPATPEEVSAFIAKLEKSSKMDKQELDVIQKVFLKRDE from the coding sequence ATGAGATCTTTTAAAATTATCCTGGTGCTTTCCTTATTTCTGTTTCAGCTGAATGCTGCACAGGAAAAGGCAGACGCAGCACTGAAAAAATCCCTTACAGAAGCTAAAGCCCAAAAGAAAAATGTCCTGCTGATATTCCATGCTTCCTGGTGCGGATGGTGTAAACTGATGGAGAAAAATATGAACCTTCCTGAAACGAAACCTATTTTTGATCAGAAATTTGTAACTACTTATATAGATGTTCAGGAAGTAGGAGAAAAGAAAAAGCTTGAAAACCCCGGAGGACAGGAGCTGATGAACAAGTACAATGGAGAAGATGCAGGACTTCCTTTCTGGCTGATCTTAAATCCCCAGGGAGAAGTTCTGGCCGACTCTTTTGACAGTAAAGGAGAAAATCTGGGATCTCCGGCAACACCTGAAGAAGTTTCCGCATTTATAGCCAAACTTGAAAAAAGCTCGAAAATGGACAAACAGGAACTCGATGTGATCCAGAAAGTATTTTTAAAAAGAGATGAATAA